The Mammaliicoccus sciuri genome window below encodes:
- a CDS encoding YkvI family membrane protein, with amino-acid sequence MEFSWKNVIKLSGAYIAYLIGSGFATGQEVMQFFASYGPVGIVGALISAVLFCLLGSMIMVKGHELKLSQPGDIFKVYCGNFFGRIIEYFALLFIFSIVVIMISGTGAVVSEHFKLPSSVGFIGMGILAMITVILGLNKLIDIIGLIGPVIVVLTVFICGYVFITQVGNIPSFGHLPQAAKDLQPTSHFWQSAILFFCYNMLAGTVFFTQLGSEANSKKRSGCCSNLWRIWFNVNGYYDGCCDARLL; translated from the coding sequence ATGGAATTCAGTTGGAAAAATGTTATTAAATTAAGTGGTGCATATATAGCTTATTTAATTGGTTCTGGGTTTGCAACAGGTCAGGAAGTTATGCAATTTTTCGCGTCATATGGACCAGTAGGGATAGTTGGGGCATTGATTTCTGCAGTACTATTTTGCTTATTAGGTTCAATGATTATGGTTAAAGGTCACGAGTTGAAATTAAGTCAGCCTGGCGATATTTTTAAAGTTTATTGTGGTAACTTTTTCGGAAGAATTATAGAGTATTTCGCTTTATTATTCATATTTAGTATTGTGGTGATTATGATTTCTGGTACAGGGGCAGTTGTGTCTGAACACTTTAAATTACCTTCTTCTGTAGGGTTTATAGGAATGGGTATACTAGCAATGATTACAGTTATTCTAGGTTTAAATAAATTGATAGATATTATAGGTTTAATCGGTCCTGTTATCGTTGTATTAACTGTCTTTATATGTGGATATGTGTTTATCACACAAGTTGGTAACATACCATCATTTGGTCATTTACCTCAAGCAGCTAAAGACTTACAACCGACTAGTCATTTTTGGCAGTCAGCAATACTCTTCTTCTGTTATAACATGCTAGCAGGTACAGTATTTTTCACACAATTAGGTAGTGAAGCAAATAGTAAAAAAAGAAGCGGTTGCTGCAGCAATTTGTGGAGGATCTGGTTTAATGTTAACGGTTATTATGATGGTTGTTGCGATGCTCGTTTATTATAA
- a CDS encoding YfiT family bacillithiol transferase: protein MDVRFPIGELELPEKVTMNDINQWLDEIGNYANRLRKVVDGLNDEALKKKYREGSWTVRQLVHHIADSQLNMYQRLKIALTDDRKPTIVGFDQEKWIELPDNELPIECSLRMLEGINERIVAVGRSLSEEQLKRAFIHEDNGETTVAFKIAKLSWHEEHHLTHIKLALNN, encoded by the coding sequence GTGGATGTAAGATTTCCGATTGGAGAATTAGAATTACCTGAAAAAGTAACAATGAATGATATTAATCAGTGGTTAGATGAGATTGGTAACTACGCAAATCGATTAAGAAAAGTTGTTGATGGATTAAACGACGAAGCATTAAAGAAAAAATACAGAGAAGGTAGTTGGACAGTTAGACAACTTGTCCATCATATAGCCGATTCTCAACTGAATATGTATCAACGTTTGAAGATCGCTTTAACCGATGATAGAAAGCCGACGATAGTTGGTTTTGATCAAGAAAAATGGATTGAATTACCAGATAATGAATTACCTATCGAATGTTCTCTTAGAATGTTAGAAGGTATTAATGAACGGATTGTTGCAGTAGGACGAAGTTTATCTGAAGAACAACTGAAACGCGCATTCATTCATGAAGATAATGGTGAAACAACAGTAGCCTTTAAAATCGCAAAATTATCATGGCACGAAGAACATCATTTAACACATATTAAATTAGCTTTAAATAATTAA
- a CDS encoding aspartate aminotransferase family protein: protein MGKVQDVMNRDKQYFAKAGRIPYYPLVIEEAHGSTLIDVEGKKYIDLLSSASSQNVGHTPKKVVEAIQRQASKMVHYTPAYMHHEPLTKLSEKLCKLSPGNFEKQVLFGLTGSDACDGMIKFARGYTGRPYIISFENAYHGSTYGSITASAISLNMRRKIGPLLPGFYHIPYPDNYRGMYKENEPKTVEGYLAPLKEMFEKYVPPEEVACIMIETFQGDGGLLEPVPGYFEALSDLCKEHGILIALDDIQQGFGRTGKFSSIEHFNIEADLIAYGKSIAGGMPMSAIVGRKEIMEALDAPAHLFTTGANPVCCEAALATIEILEEEQLIQETERKGAVAKKRMKEWATRFDCVGDVRGKGLSIGIDIVSDKSSKAKDSEAALKICNRCFDRGVVIIAIAGSVLRFQPPLVITDEELNTALNILEETIEELERGQLNNYKVDGQGW, encoded by the coding sequence GTGGGAAAAGTACAAGATGTTATGAATAGGGATAAACAATATTTTGCTAAAGCTGGGCGTATTCCTTATTATCCATTAGTCATTGAAGAAGCACATGGCTCTACTTTGATTGATGTAGAAGGAAAGAAATATATTGATTTATTATCGAGTGCTAGTTCACAAAATGTAGGACATACGCCTAAAAAAGTAGTTGAAGCTATTCAAAGACAGGCTTCTAAAATGGTTCATTACACACCAGCGTATATGCACCATGAACCACTTACAAAGTTATCTGAAAAGCTTTGTAAATTATCTCCAGGTAATTTTGAGAAACAAGTTCTGTTTGGTTTAACTGGTTCTGATGCTTGTGATGGAATGATTAAATTTGCGAGAGGCTATACGGGACGTCCATATATTATTAGTTTTGAAAATGCATATCATGGGTCTACATATGGTTCGATTACAGCTTCAGCCATTTCTTTGAATATGAGACGTAAAATAGGTCCATTATTACCAGGGTTCTATCATATTCCTTATCCAGATAATTACCGTGGTATGTACAAAGAAAATGAACCGAAGACTGTTGAAGGATATCTTGCACCGTTGAAAGAAATGTTTGAAAAATATGTGCCACCAGAAGAAGTAGCCTGTATTATGATTGAAACATTTCAAGGAGATGGCGGTTTGTTAGAGCCAGTGCCAGGATATTTTGAAGCATTGTCTGATTTATGTAAAGAACATGGCATTTTAATTGCTTTAGATGATATTCAACAAGGCTTCGGTCGTACTGGTAAGTTTAGTTCAATTGAACATTTTAATATTGAAGCGGATCTTATTGCTTATGGTAAATCAATTGCAGGTGGTATGCCGATGTCAGCCATTGTAGGTCGAAAAGAGATTATGGAAGCACTGGATGCGCCAGCTCACTTATTCACAACAGGTGCTAATCCAGTTTGTTGTGAGGCGGCACTTGCCACGATTGAAATTTTAGAAGAGGAGCAATTAATTCAAGAAACTGAAAGAAAAGGTGCAGTTGCCAAAAAGCGCATGAAAGAATGGGCAACAAGATTTGATTGTGTAGGAGATGTACGTGGCAAAGGGTTATCAATCGGAATTGATATTGTTTCTGATAAATCATCCAAGGCAAAAGATTCTGAAGCCGCATTAAAAATTTGTAATAGATGCTTTGACCGTGGTGTAGTCATTATTGCTATAGCAGGTAGTGTGCTCAGATTCCAACCACCATTAGTGATTACGGATGAAGAATTAAATACAGCATTAAATATATTAGAAGAAACAATCGAAGAATTAGAACGAGGACAACTTAACAATTACAAGGTCGATGGCCAAGGATGGTAA
- a CDS encoding cysteine desulfurase family protein, translating into MIYLDNASTTRIDSEVMDVYQDIQREAYYNSESLHVGGIHTRQLLDECKQFIKDYFSTDKEVIYTRSGSHANEIAIHSFLKEQEGGKVLVSPYEHPSIYAALEVYQDKFDIIMLPLDNNGEIDLEQTNDLMTDDVVLIITQHVNSETGYILPVEALSQIAQDYNVPMHVDGVQAVHKLNDINVKLFSSYAFSGHKFHGTKGSGALMMNHEYVKPLNQHYFHEMYTQNGTIDSPSIIAMTKALSLSPSIDEMHTLQQYFIKQLRDLSFTPIVYKAQAPHIVAVLTPIYEGQYIMQYLSNRNICVSTGTACGHGALLSNGLQVKIDSIPEKTYDQYIRLSIGKFTTRNDIDTCLHHLKTAIRGD; encoded by the coding sequence TTGATTTATTTAGATAACGCATCAACTACGAGGATTGATAGCGAAGTGATGGATGTCTATCAAGATATACAGCGCGAAGCATATTACAATAGCGAAAGTTTACATGTAGGTGGAATACATACTAGACAGTTGTTAGATGAGTGTAAACAATTTATAAAGGATTATTTCTCAACAGATAAAGAAGTGATTTATACAAGAAGCGGTTCTCATGCAAATGAAATTGCGATACATAGTTTTTTGAAAGAGCAGGAGGGCGGTAAAGTACTTGTATCACCATATGAACATCCCTCTATATATGCCGCTTTAGAAGTTTATCAAGATAAATTTGATATCATTATGTTGCCTTTAGACAACAATGGAGAAATAGATTTAGAACAGACGAATGACTTAATGACAGATGATGTTGTGCTCATCATTACACAACATGTTAATTCTGAGACTGGATACATATTGCCTGTTGAAGCATTGAGTCAAATTGCACAGGATTACAATGTTCCTATGCATGTTGATGGCGTACAAGCAGTTCATAAATTAAATGATATTAATGTAAAATTGTTCAGTTCATATGCGTTTTCAGGTCACAAGTTTCACGGTACAAAAGGTTCAGGTGCGTTAATGATGAATCATGAGTATGTAAAGCCTTTAAATCAACATTATTTTCATGAAATGTATACACAAAATGGTACAATAGATTCACCAAGTATTATCGCGATGACAAAAGCATTATCATTGTCACCAAGTATTGACGAGATGCATACTTTACAACAATACTTCATCAAACAATTAAGAGACTTATCATTTACACCTATTGTTTACAAAGCGCAAGCACCACATATTGTTGCAGTATTAACACCGATATATGAAGGACAATATATTATGCAATATTTGTCGAATAGAAACATATGTGTTTCGACAGGTACTGCATGTGGTCATGGCGCATTGTTAAGTAATGGTTTACAAGTTAAAATAGATTCAATACCTGAGAAAACGTATGATCAATATATACGTTTATCTATTGGAAAATTTACAACTAGAAATGACATAGATACTTGTTTGCACCATTTAAAAACAGCTATCAGAGGAGATTAG
- a CDS encoding L-aspartate oxidase, with the protein MRKVIVVGSGIAALAAIQSFNEQTEIHCITKDKLNQHNSSLAQGGICCSQYEHDNGHAHIVDTYKAGNALGDIDVIQSIIQHSHRYIEQLIQNGLNFDMITNQHVLDFAMEGAHTRPRILHIGGDQTGKYLTHHLMNQLSSKHIKIYEETEVIDLLKDTEHAVCGVRALDKHGQQLDIIAHDVILATGGYSNLFPTHSSASSSISSGHVIAHHHGIPLRHMEMIQFHPTLLGKPGQTYGLVSEAVRGHGGILVNSLGEHFMEDKHPLGSLAPRDVTSRAIFQQQQLGHQCFINIEQVEAFSNRFPTIYQNVIEHFPDEYAHHLIPITPGAHYTMGGVKTDIYGRTNLSHFYVIGEASNTNFHGANRLASNSLLEALVMGHLCGEAIHQSEIRDIQISESEQRHIPKISDEDIQGLRQQTFKVLGIERNGPDITAYLHSIQDCLSNAMTLTEWTQSDWQKYIEVKTLEMISLSALSRLESRGVHYRLDYPNTESTMQHTDIEILMEDSIHAKQVIRPRKTQTILH; encoded by the coding sequence TTGAGGAAAGTCATTGTAGTAGGTTCTGGCATCGCTGCATTAGCAGCTATACAGTCATTTAATGAACAAACTGAAATTCATTGCATTACGAAAGATAAACTAAATCAACATAACAGTTCACTAGCTCAAGGCGGGATTTGTTGTTCTCAATACGAACATGACAACGGCCATGCGCATATTGTTGATACGTATAAAGCTGGCAATGCACTTGGAGATATTGATGTCATACAATCCATCATCCAACATAGTCATCGTTACATTGAGCAACTCATTCAAAATGGATTGAATTTTGATATGATTACCAATCAACATGTTTTAGATTTTGCGATGGAAGGTGCCCACACTCGCCCTCGGATTTTACATATTGGTGGAGATCAAACGGGTAAATATTTAACGCACCATTTGATGAATCAATTATCATCCAAGCATATTAAGATTTATGAAGAAACTGAAGTAATCGATTTGTTGAAAGATACAGAACATGCTGTTTGTGGTGTACGTGCACTTGATAAACATGGACAACAACTTGATATCATAGCCCATGATGTCATTTTGGCTACAGGTGGTTATAGCAATTTATTCCCTACTCATTCCAGTGCGTCCAGTTCAATAAGTTCAGGTCATGTTATCGCACATCATCACGGCATTCCATTAAGACATATGGAAATGATTCAATTTCATCCCACTTTACTCGGTAAGCCCGGACAAACATATGGTCTAGTTTCTGAAGCAGTAAGAGGTCATGGTGGTATTTTAGTCAATAGCCTCGGGGAACATTTTATGGAAGATAAACATCCTTTAGGCAGTCTCGCACCTAGAGACGTGACAAGTAGAGCCATCTTTCAGCAACAACAACTTGGTCATCAATGCTTTATTAATATTGAACAAGTTGAAGCATTTTCTAATAGATTTCCAACGATTTATCAAAATGTCATTGAACACTTTCCAGATGAATATGCGCATCATCTCATTCCTATTACACCTGGCGCTCACTATACTATGGGTGGCGTAAAAACTGATATTTATGGTCGAACGAACTTGAGCCACTTTTACGTTATAGGAGAAGCGAGTAATACAAATTTTCATGGTGCAAATCGTCTAGCAAGTAATTCCTTACTTGAAGCTCTTGTTATGGGACATCTTTGTGGAGAAGCTATTCATCAATCTGAAATAAGAGATATTCAGATTAGTGAATCTGAGCAACGACATATTCCTAAAATAAGTGACGAAGACATACAAGGTCTTCGTCAACAAACTTTTAAAGTATTAGGGATAGAGCGTAATGGTCCAGACATCACAGCTTACTTACATTCAATACAAGATTGTCTAAGCAATGCGATGACTTTAACTGAATGGACTCAATCAGATTGGCAGAAATATATAGAAGTAAAGACTTTAGAAATGATCTCTCTATCAGCTTTAAGTCGTTTGGAATCACGGGGTGTCCACTACAGATTAGATTATCCAAATACTGAATCAACAATGCAACATACTGATATCGAAATACTAATGGAGGATTCAATTCATGCTAAACAAGTTATACGTCCAAGAAAAACTCAAACAATTTTACATTGA
- the fadH gene encoding 2,4-dienoyl-CoA reductase: protein MKDKVIIVTGGSSGMGKAMATRFAADGAKVVITGRSLERLEEAKKDIEQEEGQVLCIDMDVRDPERVQYTVDETIKTFGKIDGLVNNAAGNFICAAEDLSYNGWNSVIDIVLNGTFYCSQAVGKEWIKSGHKGRILNIVATYSWTAGAGVIHSASAKAGVLAMTRTLAVEWGSKYGITVNAIAPGPIDNTGGAKKLTLSEDVRQQTLDSVPVGRMGQPEEIAGLARFLFSDEAAYINGDCITMDGGQWLNRNPF, encoded by the coding sequence ATGAAGGATAAAGTGATCATTGTAACGGGTGGTAGCAGTGGTATGGGTAAAGCGATGGCAACGAGATTTGCAGCAGATGGTGCAAAAGTTGTCATAACTGGACGCTCACTTGAAAGACTTGAAGAAGCGAAAAAGGATATAGAACAAGAAGAAGGACAAGTATTATGTATTGATATGGACGTACGTGATCCAGAACGCGTTCAATATACAGTAGATGAAACGATTAAAACATTTGGTAAAATAGACGGATTAGTCAATAATGCAGCAGGAAACTTCATTTGTGCTGCAGAAGATTTATCATATAACGGTTGGAATTCAGTTATAGATATCGTGTTAAATGGGACTTTCTATTGTTCGCAAGCAGTAGGTAAAGAATGGATTAAGAGTGGTCATAAAGGTCGTATATTGAATATTGTAGCAACGTATTCATGGACAGCTGGTGCAGGTGTGATACATTCAGCAAGTGCCAAAGCAGGTGTACTTGCTATGACGAGAACATTAGCAGTTGAATGGGGAAGTAAATACGGAATTACGGTTAATGCCATTGCACCTGGACCAATAGATAATACAGGTGGTGCTAAGAAGTTGACGTTATCTGAAGATGTCAGACAACAAACATTAGATAGTGTTCCTGTAGGCAGAATGGGCCAACCTGAAGAAATTGCAGGATTAGCAAGATTTCTATTCTCAGATGAAGCGGCTTATATCAATGGCGATTGTATCACAATGGATGGTGGTCAGTGGCTCAATCGAAATCCATTTTAA
- a CDS encoding immune inhibitor A, with product MNQPKHLNRKMKKIREYMDGKDEQYHQKYIPNKGLFDKKYNKGNNGKRLEPLKKNQKEMYKKKNNGKRVDNVEEEKYKGKVRQDKVLVLAMEFPDYPHSSITKDETDMYYDDYPVSHFQDMVFGENGYKGPNGENLMSMKQYYKNQSGGSYDIDGKVHGWYKAKHPASYYGGNVPDESGSDGKPKELIKEALEQAAKDPDINLSDYDQWDRDDIDGDGVYDEKDGIIDHIMIVHSGSGEEAGGGKLGTDAIWSHRWSLDIDDNGEPYTIPGTDSGLDQFDGKLAAIDYTVQPEDGAAGVFSHEFGHDLGLPDEYDIEYSGKGEPVSFWSIMSSGSWAGTIPGTEPTGFDPYMKEILQQLHGGNWQTGNEINASEFKGETSELIDEASTKGTNNDTIKVKLPAKSTLIQKPVQGKKAYWSGADDDSQYSMETALDLSSAKSSTLKFKTWYDIEQGFDYGYVQVSTDDGQNWENVAGNITNNDDPSESGQNQGNGIDGQSEGYVNAKFDLSKYDGKKVKLRFLYVTDKFETNPGWFVDQVKVTSEDGQNIFSDDAEGKSNFDLQGFEQSDGNRYDENYYLLQWRNFTGPDKGLQHIKRGGGTMSYNKGLTVWYVDKSFSDNNVSSHQGQGFISVVDADQNALNWKKKGVADDPATTQFQIRDAAFSLDHQSKLKLKSVDGYKLHDNKTKKNPVFDDSQDYSNQGQKDAGVLLPNHGLKFEVSAKSKDNSVGKVKITK from the coding sequence TTGAATCAACCGAAACACCTGAACAGAAAAATGAAAAAAATCAGAGAGTATATGGATGGTAAAGATGAACAATATCATCAAAAATACATACCGAATAAAGGGCTTTTTGATAAGAAGTACAACAAGGGGAATAATGGTAAGCGTTTAGAACCATTAAAGAAGAATCAAAAAGAAATGTATAAAAAGAAAAACAACGGTAAACGTGTTGATAATGTTGAAGAAGAAAAATATAAAGGTAAAGTACGACAAGATAAAGTGTTAGTATTAGCGATGGAATTTCCAGATTATCCACATAGTTCGATTACGAAAGATGAAACAGATATGTACTATGATGATTATCCAGTTTCGCATTTTCAAGATATGGTATTTGGAGAAAATGGCTATAAAGGTCCAAATGGCGAGAATTTAATGAGTATGAAACAGTATTACAAAAACCAATCTGGTGGTAGTTATGATATAGATGGAAAAGTGCACGGTTGGTATAAAGCTAAACATCCTGCAAGTTATTACGGTGGAAATGTGCCAGACGAAAGTGGCAGTGACGGTAAACCGAAAGAGTTAATTAAAGAAGCACTAGAACAAGCAGCGAAAGATCCAGATATTAATTTAAGCGATTATGACCAATGGGATCGTGATGATATTGATGGTGACGGCGTTTATGATGAGAAAGATGGCATCATCGATCACATTATGATCGTACACTCTGGTTCTGGTGAAGAAGCGGGTGGCGGTAAATTAGGAACAGATGCTATTTGGTCACATCGATGGTCACTTGATATTGATGATAACGGTGAACCTTATACTATTCCAGGCACTGATTCTGGGCTTGATCAATTTGATGGAAAATTAGCAGCAATTGATTACACGGTTCAACCTGAAGATGGTGCAGCAGGTGTGTTCTCTCATGAATTCGGACATGATTTAGGTTTACCAGATGAATATGATATTGAGTATTCAGGTAAAGGTGAACCCGTATCATTCTGGTCTATTATGTCATCAGGTAGTTGGGCAGGTACTATTCCAGGTACTGAACCGACTGGATTTGATCCATACATGAAAGAAATACTTCAACAATTACATGGTGGTAATTGGCAAACAGGAAATGAAATCAATGCATCTGAATTTAAAGGTGAAACGTCAGAACTTATAGATGAAGCATCTACTAAAGGGACAAACAATGATACAATTAAAGTTAAACTCCCTGCCAAATCTACTTTAATTCAAAAGCCAGTTCAAGGTAAGAAAGCATACTGGAGTGGTGCAGATGATGATTCACAATATTCAATGGAAACAGCATTAGATTTAAGTTCTGCTAAATCAAGTACGTTAAAATTTAAGACTTGGTATGATATAGAACAAGGATTTGACTATGGTTATGTTCAAGTATCTACAGATGATGGTCAAAATTGGGAAAACGTAGCAGGTAATATTACGAATAATGATGACCCATCAGAGAGTGGACAAAACCAAGGTAATGGTATTGATGGTCAGTCTGAAGGGTACGTTAATGCTAAATTTGATTTATCGAAATACGATGGTAAAAAAGTAAAATTAAGATTCTTATATGTAACAGATAAATTTGAAACAAACCCAGGTTGGTTTGTCGATCAAGTTAAAGTAACTTCAGAAGATGGACAAAACATCTTCAGTGATGATGCAGAAGGTAAATCGAATTTTGATTTACAAGGCTTTGAACAAAGTGATGGTAATAGATATGATGAGAACTACTATTTATTACAATGGAGAAACTTTACAGGACCAGATAAAGGATTACAACACATTAAACGCGGTGGCGGAACGATGTCTTACAACAAAGGTTTAACAGTTTGGTATGTTGATAAGAGCTTCTCAGATAACAACGTAAGTTCACACCAAGGACAAGGCTTCATAAGCGTAGTAGATGCTGACCAAAATGCATTGAATTGGAAGAAAAAAGGTGTAGCTGATGATCCAGCAACAACACAATTCCAAATTAGAGACGCAGCATTTAGTTTAGATCATCAATCTAAATTAAAATTGAAAAGCGTAGACGGCTATAAACTACATGATAATAAAACGAAGAAAAATCCTGTATTCGATGACAGTCAAGATTACTCAAACCAAGGACAAAAAGATGCAGGCGTATTATTACCGAATCATGGCTTGAAATTTGAAGTATCAGCAAAAAGTAAAGACAACTCAGTCGGTAAAGTGAAAATTACAAAATAA
- the nadC gene encoding carboxylating nicotinate-nucleotide diphosphorylase has product MLNKLYVQEKLKQFYIEDNHYGDLSSSLFDANQQGTLTLLSKSEGIFCGEMIIQESFKLIDDAITTTLFVQDGTFIAKGQKLAVMKGSISTLLTMERITLNLIQRMSGIATATHEIVQKVQHTNVKIVDTRKTTPGLGMFEKHSVFIGGGYNHRRTLNDGLMLKDNHISFSSSIRELVAKAKQHIGPMDKIEIEIEDERALDEAILSNVDIIMFDNCKPEWIKAHIAKVPEHIQTEASGNINIKNVVDYAETGVDYISIGSLFYEQHALDISAKVVI; this is encoded by the coding sequence ATGCTAAACAAGTTATACGTCCAAGAAAAACTCAAACAATTTTACATTGAAGATAACCATTATGGCGATTTGTCTTCAAGCTTATTCGACGCCAATCAACAAGGTACATTAACACTTTTAAGTAAATCAGAAGGCATATTTTGTGGTGAAATGATCATTCAAGAAAGTTTTAAACTGATTGATGATGCTATTACGACCACTTTGTTCGTTCAAGACGGTACGTTCATAGCGAAAGGTCAGAAGCTCGCTGTTATGAAAGGTAGCATTTCGACACTCCTGACGATGGAACGCATCACTTTAAATTTAATTCAAAGAATGTCCGGTATCGCTACAGCTACACATGAAATCGTCCAAAAAGTTCAGCATACAAACGTCAAGATTGTAGATACGAGAAAGACAACGCCAGGATTAGGTATGTTTGAGAAACATTCAGTATTTATTGGCGGTGGCTATAATCACCGTCGTACGCTTAATGACGGATTAATGTTAAAAGACAACCATATCAGTTTCAGTTCATCGATTCGCGAACTTGTTGCTAAAGCTAAACAACATATTGGACCAATGGATAAAATCGAAATAGAAATTGAAGATGAACGAGCTTTAGATGAAGCCATATTATCCAATGTGGATATCATTATGTTTGATAATTGCAAACCAGAATGGATAAAGGCACATATCGCGAAAGTGCCTGAACATATACAAACTGAAGCATCGGGTAACATTAATATTAAAAATGTTGTCGACTACGCTGAAACGGGCGTCGATTATATTTCTATAGGTTCGTTATTTTATGAGCAACATGCATTAGATATCTCTGCAAAGGTGGTTATATAA
- a CDS encoding transcription repressor NadR: MNNPFKRREQILQLLESSDEPISGKQLSQQFDVSRQIIVKDISILKSQNYNIDSTSRGYVVNNEQCGKRYKRVIVCQHDNHRMEEELKLILDNGAMIDDVAIDHPVYGSIKADLMIETYEDLSKFISEMEKFEGQMLAYLTDNLHLHTISAHTEKILDNAVRDLKEHQFIVE; encoded by the coding sequence ATGAATAACCCTTTTAAAAGAAGAGAACAAATTTTACAATTACTTGAGTCTTCAGATGAACCGATTAGCGGTAAGCAACTGAGTCAACAATTTGATGTTTCGAGACAGATTATTGTGAAAGATATTTCTATATTGAAATCACAAAATTATAATATTGATTCCACAAGTCGTGGTTACGTTGTTAATAATGAACAATGTGGTAAAAGATATAAACGTGTCATTGTTTGCCAACATGATAATCACCGAATGGAAGAAGAGTTAAAGCTTATATTGGATAATGGGGCAATGATTGATGATGTTGCGATTGATCATCCTGTATATGGCAGTATTAAAGCGGATTTAATGATTGAAACATACGAAGATTTATCTAAATTTATTAGTGAAATGGAAAAGTTTGAAGGACAAATGTTAGCGTACTTAACAGATAATCTTCATTTACATACGATTTCTGCACATACTGAAAAGATTTTAGACAATGCTGTAAGAGATTTAAAAGAACACCAATTTATTGTAGAATAA
- the nadA gene encoding quinolinate synthase NadA, protein MFNLTIENAQSIPEKYIKMSHQELEDKIKSIKASLGDRLFMPTHHYQKNEVAQFADIMGDSLELARICKENTKAQYFVFNGVHFMAETADILTDDNQDIYLPDLSAGCSMADMANIEQALHGYDILTNRLGDNILPLTYVNSTAAIKKFVGENGGSCMTSGNADSVIQWALEQDKRILFLPDQHLGRNTAYKLGIKLEEMAVWDPIQKKLDFDGRDEDIRIILWKGHCSVHEKFYPIHIDQARQKVPDVNVIVHPECQFDIVQMADYAGSTKYIIDKIKNAPKGSHWVIGTEMNLVQRLKETYTDITIESLNPLMCSCLTMNRIDLPHLAWCLDKIIAGDRSNIIKVDKETSHFAKQSLERMLSIV, encoded by the coding sequence ATGTTTAATCTCACAATTGAGAATGCCCAATCTATTCCTGAAAAGTACATAAAAATGTCTCATCAAGAACTTGAAGACAAAATCAAATCCATTAAAGCTTCCTTAGGTGATCGTTTATTTATGCCAACGCATCACTATCAAAAAAATGAAGTTGCTCAATTTGCTGATATTATGGGTGACTCTCTTGAACTTGCACGTATTTGTAAAGAGAACACAAAGGCTCAATATTTCGTCTTTAATGGTGTTCATTTTATGGCTGAAACTGCTGACATCTTGACTGATGATAATCAAGATATTTACTTACCTGATTTATCTGCAGGTTGCTCTATGGCAGATATGGCGAATATTGAACAAGCGCTTCATGGCTATGACATATTAACAAATCGTTTAGGTGATAATATTCTCCCGCTTACTTATGTGAACTCGACTGCTGCGATCAAAAAATTCGTAGGAGAAAATGGTGGTTCTTGTATGACAAGTGGTAATGCTGACAGCGTGATTCAATGGGCATTAGAGCAAGATAAACGTATATTATTTTTACCTGATCAACATTTAGGTCGTAATACAGCTTATAAATTAGGTATTAAACTTGAAGAAATGGCCGTCTGGGATCCAATACAAAAGAAACTGGACTTCGACGGTCGTGATGAAGATATTAGAATCATCTTATGGAAGGGACATTGCTCTGTTCATGAAAAGTTCTACCCAATTCATATAGATCAAGCACGACAAAAAGTTCCAGACGTGAATGTTATTGTACATCCAGAGTGTCAATTTGATATTGTACAAATGGCAGACTATGCAGGTTCAACTAAATATATAATCGACAAAATAAAAAATGCACCAAAAGGTTCTCATTGGGTGATTGGTACTGAGATGAACCTCGTGCAACGCTTAAAAGAAACATATACAGATATTACAATTGAATCCCTTAATCCACTTATGTGTTCATGCTTAACAATGAATAGAATTGACTTACCTCACCTCGCTTGGTGCTTAGATAAAATCATTGCCGGAGATCGATCAAACATTATTAAAGTCGATAAAGAAACATCGCATTTTGCGAAACAATCATTAGAACGTATGTTAAGTATCGTTTAA